From Aspergillus chevalieri M1 DNA, chromosome 4, nearly complete sequence, a single genomic window includes:
- a CDS encoding DNA-protein crosslink repair co-factor UBX5 (COG:O;~EggNog:ENOG410PIWE;~InterPro:IPR029071,IPR036249,IPR001012,IPR006577, IPR009060;~PFAM:PF14555,PF00789,PF13899;~go_function: GO:0005515 - protein binding [Evidence IEA]) yields MNDDVVAQFTEITGSSPELASQYLQLADFNIEQGVSLYFENGGAPLTDEPSMSGPQRASGRQDESGVVHIDSDDDVTVDETRSAPRGRPAPAAAFEDDEAMARRLQEEIYGGGGGGGARGEDDVRAPMARTTETLVGPEDDFDDDMQASILARMRSRGQRSNRPGIFNQRDTSSIWVEDSDQANRERLAAATGGASETSNKSSMLAEMYRPPFEIMSRLPWDAAREEGRDNEKWILINIQDSSIFDCQVLNRDLWKDPTVQETIKEHFIFLQYSKDDPRATPYLQYYFQAHDVGDNYPHIAIVDPRTGEQMKVLSSGPPVVKPADFLIQLHEFLDRYSLKVNVRNPVAKRKPEKKEKTVDAMTEEEMLEMAMRNSLGEGATQAPKLEDPDELTRSVEDVKGKGKVPEAEDISMGGVKEEELDPETSLFVSIPADQPHTEPPADPTTTTRIQFRHPSGRVIRRFALSDPVRRIYEWLKADPPLEDKKGVTFELNAMGRNLINQLDESVADAGLKNGTVMIGYHED; encoded by the exons ATGAATGACGACGTGGTGGCTCAGTTTACTGAGATCACCGGCTCCAGCCCGGAGTTGGCAAGCCAGTACTTGCAACTGGCCGATTTCAACATCGAGCAGGGTGTGTCGCTTTACTTCGAAAACGGAGGTGCGCCTTTAACAGACGAGCCTTCAATGTCCGGGCCTCAAAGAGCTTCTGGCCGCCAAGACGAATCTGGGGTCGTTCACATCGACTCCGACGACGATGTCACCGTTGACGAAACGCGGTCAGCGCCTCGGGGCcggccagcaccagcagcggcctttgaagatgatgaggctATGGCACGACGTCTACAGGAAGAAATATAcggtggaggaggtggtggaggtgcAAGAGGAGAAGACGATGTGCGGGCTCCGATGGCGCGCACGACAGAAACCTTGGTGGGACCAGAGGATGATTTCGATGATGACATGCAGGCTAGTATATTGGCCCGAATGCGGTCTCGTGGTCAACGGAGCA ACCGACCTGGCATCTTCAACCAACGCGACACCTCGTCCATCTGGGTCGAAGATTCCGATCAGGCCAATCGTGAGAGGCTTGCAGCAGCTACCGGAGGCGCTTCAGAAACGTCGAATAAGTCGAGCATGCTCGCTGAAATGTACCGCCCGCCGTTTGAGATCATGTCGAGGCTCCCGTGGGACGCAGCTCGTGAGGAAGGCCGCGATAACGAAAAGTGGATATTGATCAACATTCAAGATTCGTCAATTTTCGACTGTCAGGTCCTCAACAGAGATCTGTGGAAAGATCCGACTGTCCAGGAAACGATCAAAGAGCACTTTATCTTTCTGCAATATTCCAAAGACGACCCTCGTGCAACGCCGTATCTGCAATATTATTTCCAGGCGCACGATGTCGGCGACAACTACCCCCATATTGCTATTGTTGACCCTCGTACCGGTGAACAGATGAAGGTGCTGTCATCGGGACCACCCGTGGTCAAGCCAGCCGATTTTCTGATTCAACTTCACGAGTTCCTTGATCGATACAGTTTGAAGGTCAATGTGCGGAATCCTGTGGCAAAGCGGAAGCccgaaaagaaggagaagactGTCGATGCTATGACGGAAGAAGAGATGTTGGAAATGGCAATGAGGAATAGTTTGGGCGAAGGAGCAACTCAAGCCCCCAAATTGGAGGATCCTGATGAGTTGACCCGCAGTGTCGAAGATGTTAAAGGCAAGGGCAAAGTTCCTGAAGCGGAGGACATCAGCATGGGTGGAGTGAAGGAGGAGGAACTCGATCCCGAGACTTCGTTATTCGTATCGATTCCAGCAGACCAGCCACATACAGAGCCTCCCGCTGACCCAACGACAACCACCCGTATACAATTCCGACACCCATCTGGAAGAGTGATTCGGCGCTTTGCCCTGTCCGATCCTGTACGACGTATCTATGAATGGCTGAAGGCTGATCCTCCTCTAGAGGACAAAAAGGGTGTCACATTCGAGCTCAATGCTATGGGTCGCAACCTGATCAACCAGCTTGACGAGAGTGTCGCAGATGCTGGGTTGAAGAACGGAACAGTTATGATCGGATATCACGAAGATTAA
- the SPS1 gene encoding putative Ste20-like serine/threonine protein kinase (COG:T;~EggNog:ENOG410PF80;~InterPro:IPR000719,IPR011009,IPR017441;~PFAM:PF07714,PF00069;~go_function: GO:0004672 - protein kinase activity [Evidence IEA];~go_function: GO:0005524 - ATP binding [Evidence IEA];~go_process: GO:0006468 - protein phosphorylation [Evidence IEA]), with the protein MEGPVDPETIYTKQSCIGGGSFGRVYKGVDNRSGKPVAIKVVDVEDAEDDVEDIISEIAILSELNSPHVTRYYGSFLKGSHLWIVMEFCSGGSCSDLLRPGKISEDYIMIILRELLRGLEYLHNDQKLHRDIKAANILLTADGQVKLADFGVSGQLSATMTKKNTFVGTPFWMAPEVIKQSGYDYKADIWSLGITAIELACGEPPYSDIHPMKVLFLIPKNHPPTLQGDEFSRYFKNFVELCLRRDPRERPSARELLEHPFIKRAKRTTYLTELIERHERWQIEKANEKNKDNGEAQTPDLSYQSFHDAPTQQAARQEVEDDDLWDFGTVRPGVRGAGLKPMKDADTNTRNQGHMEWDLSDQPQRDQRIPSGPQLAAPHRKPSGPQPMSPQRGSFQAIPNPSPTKVPLPPSPVKPIPIQNVPQTPTHLQGPTVFPQKESPGTSEYDRELQQSLVQDLGFLQLDRPTDVRLPSRELKVESTEPLSQQPLAQPVKPSPRQGHIPSPPPHKSPKIPSQGFMPAPEVRPQQPAFAQSHVRPPPTPKHRSPPSQPPSQPQTPTRNPQSPKSPTTSTFNNANYLRGGARASSHEMNRPSQPQQQPLTPTRNPQFPTTFNNANPRGGPGASSHEANRPSSSSNEITALNSVLVPALKAAIRRRSRRMERLRRNVGNERSSEVIDLHERREYAHDMIESLVSDISGMFTRIERLDQEAPIGMGADVSSFLEGFLEEVLVRIEPADEEPSPGKR; encoded by the exons ATGGAAGGACCAGTGGATCCTGAAACTATCTATACGAAGCAGAGCTGCATTG GTGGTGGAAGCTTTGGGCGAGTTTACAAAGG TGTCGATAACCGGTCTGGCAAGCCCGTTGCGATCAAAGTCGTCGATGTCGAAGATGCCGAAGACGACGTCGAGGATATTATCTCAGAAATTGCGATTCTCTCTGAACTCAACTCCCCCCATGTCACGAGATACTATGGTTCGTTCTTGAAGGGATCTCATTTGTGGATCGTCATGGAGTTTTGCTCTGGTGGTAGTTGCTCAGATTTGTTGCGTCCCGGGAAAATATCGGAGGACTACATCATGATCATTCTCAGAGAGCTGCTTCGTGGCTTGGAATACCTGCACAATGATCAAAAACTGCATAGGGACATCAAAG CCGCAAACATCCTTTTAACTGCAGATGGTCAGGTAAAATTGGCAGACTTTGGCGTCTCTGGACAGTTATCAGCAACCATGACGAAAAAGAATACGTTCGTTGGTACGCCCTTTTGGATGGCCCCGGAAGTTATCAAGCAATCTGGTTATGACTACAAGGCCGACATCTGGTCTCTGGGAATCACGGCAATTGAACTGGCTTGTGGGGAACCTCCGTACTCTGACATCCACCCTATGAAGGTCTTGTTCTTGATTCCCAAGAACCACCCGCCGACACTACAAGGAGACGAGTTCAGCAGGTATTTTAAGAACTTTGTCGAACTCTGCTTGCGGCGTGATCCTAGAGAACGACCATCGGCCAGAGAATTGCTTGAGCATCCATTCATTAAGCGTGCGAAAAGGACGACCTATCTAACTGAGCTGATCGAACGCCATGAGCGCTGGCAAATCGAAAAGGCAAAtgagaagaacaaggataATGGCGAGGCGCAGACGCCTGACTTGAGTTATCAGTCCTTCCACGACGCACCAACTCAGCAGGCAGCTCGGCAAGAAGTGGAAGACGATGATCTTTGGGACTTTGGTACCGTCCGCCCAGGGGTACGCGGAGCTGGTCTGAAGCCGATGAAAGATGCAGATACCAACACCCGGAACCAAGGACATATGGAGTGGGATTTGAGTGACCAACCTCAAAGGGACCAAAGGATTCCTAGCGGTCCTCAACTGGCAGCACCACATAGAAAACCCAGCGGTCCTCAGCCGATGTCGCCGCAAAGGGGCAGTTTCCAAGCCATTCCGAACCCATCTCCCACAAAAGTGCCTCTTCCACCATCTCCCGTAAAGCCGATACCCATACAGAACGTGCCTCAAACGCCTACACACCTTCAAGGGCCCACTGTATTTCCACAGAAGGAAAGCCCTGGCACGAGCGAGTACGACAGGGAACTACAGCAATCATTGGTACAAGACTTAGGGTTCCTTCAGCTGGACCGCCCCACGGATGTCCGATTACCTTCCCGAGAACTGAAGGTAGAGTCAACCGAGCCGCTCTCCCAACAACCTCTAGCACAACCTGTCAAACCATCTCCGCGTCAAGGACACATCCCATCACCGCCCCCACATAAGTCTCCTAAGATTCCCAGCCAGGGCTTCATGCCAGCCCCAGAAGTACGTCCCCAGCAGCCAGCATTTGCTCAATCCCATGTCCGCCCTCCACCAACCCCCAAACACAGGTCGCCACCGTCGCAGCCGCCTTCGCAGCCACAGACACCAACGCGTAATCCGCAATCGCCAAAGTCTCCTACGACGTCCACTTTCAACAACGCCAACTACCTTCGCGGAGGAGCTAGAGCCAGTTCACACGAGATGAACAGGCCatcgcagccgcagcaacaGCCGCTGACGCCGACACGCAATCCGCAATTCCCCACGACTTTCAATAATGCCAACCCTCGCGGAGGACCTGGTGCCAGCTCACATGAAGCCAACAgaccgtcatcatcatcaaacgAAATCACGGCACTGAATAGTGTCCTCGTACCTGCGCTCAAGGCAGCTATACGCCGTCGTTCCCGCCGGATGGAGCGCCTTCGACGGAACGTCGGAAACGAGCGGAGCAGCGAGGTGATCGACCTCCACGAGCGGCGTGAATATGCACACGATATGATCGAGTCACTCGTAAGTGATATATCCGGGATGTTCACCAGGATCGAACGCTTGGATCAGGAGGCTCCGATTGGAATGGGTGCGGATGTCTCGTCCTTCCTAGAAGGATTTCTCGAAGAAGTCCTTGTCAGGATCGAACCGGCTGATGAAGAGCCGAGTCCTGGTAAGCGCTAA
- the DHG2 gene encoding SDR family NAD(P)-dependent oxidoreductase (COG:Q;~EggNog:ENOG410PJ9Z;~InterPro:IPR036291,IPR002347;~PFAM:PF08659,PF00106,PF13561;~go_process: GO:0055114 - oxidation-reduction process [Evidence IEA]): MPLPQLLVGKVAAITGGLTGIGRAIALEYLRHGAKVAINHLGGPNEEAFLESIHKDAVEITGLQEKRFLTVAGDVTQPETGKEFIAKTVAEFGRLDVFVSNAGVCKFAEFLDVDPPLLGHTVSTNLSGAFYATQAAGRQMALVQSPPGGSIIGISSISALVGGGQQTHYTPTKAGVLSLMQSTAVALGKYNIRCNALLPGTIRTQLNDEDMSDPVKREYMEGRIPLGRLGQSPDLAGPAVFLACEELSGYVTGAQLLVDGGLFVNLQ, encoded by the exons ATGCCTCTTCCGCAGCTTCTAGTAGGCAAAGTCGCTGCTATCACAGGCGGTTTAACTGGAATTGGCAGG GCCATTGCCCTCGAATACCTCCGCCACGGTGCCAAAGTAGCCATCAACCACTTAGGCGGACCGAATGAAGAAGCATTCCTCGAGTCCATCCACAAAGACGCAGTCGAGATCACAGGATTGCAAGAAAAGAGATTCCTAACTGTTGCTGGGGACGTCACGCAGCCGGAGACGGGGAAGGAGTTTATTGCAAAGACTGTGGCTGAGTTTGGTCGGTTAGATGTTTTTGTGAGCAATGCGGGCGTGTGTAAATTTGCGGAGTTCCTGGA TGTCGACCCTCCCCTCCTCGGCCACACTGTATCCACCAACCTCTCCGGCGCCTTCTATGCAACCCAAGCAGCAGGCCGTCAAATGGCCCTAGTCCAATCACCACCCGGCGGCTCAATAATCGGAATCAGCTCCATCTCTGCCCTCGTCGGAGGCGGCCAGCAAACGCACTACACGCCCACCAAAGCCGGAGTCCTCAGCTTGATGCAATCAACCGCAGTAGCACTGGGCAAATACAATATCCGATGCAATGCTCTCTTGCCCGGGACTATCCGGACGCAATTGAATGATGAGGATATGAGTGATCCGGTTAAGAGGGAGTATATGGAGGGAAGGATTCCGTTGGGTAGGTTAGGGCAGTCGCCGGATTTGGCTGGGCCGGCGGTGTTTTTGGCATGTGAGGAGTTGAGTGGGTATGTTACTGGGGCGCAGTTGTTGGTTGATGGGGGGTTGTTTGTCAATCTTCAGTGA
- a CDS encoding L-rhamnonate dehydratase (COG:M;~EggNog:ENOG410PJ5V;~InterPro:IPR023444,IPR029065,IPR036849,IPR013342, IPR013341,IPR029017;~PFAM:PF13378,PF02746;~go_function: GO:0050032 - L-rhamnonate dehydratase activity [Evidence IEA]) codes for MGSTAASSFPRIKEVRTFLIDGVGSGGDYHNVKGGHWLIDSNISTPMTRWAQYRGSRTSWGINVLGSFCVEVEATDGTKGFATGFGGPPACWLVQQHFERFLLGADPRDTNDLFEKMYRGSMFYGRKGLPVAVISVIDLAIWDLLGKIRNEPVYKLIGGATRSRLDFYCTGPQPAAAKDMGFSGAKVALPHGPDEGTEGLLKNIDYLRKQRESVGPDFPLRVDCYMSLNVPYTIELVKRCEKEGINIDWWEECLTPDDFDGHALLKRAHPTVKFTTGEHEFSRYGFRKLVEGRNLDILQPDVMWVGGMTELLKVSALAAAYDLPVVPHASGPYSYHFVVSQPNTPFQEYLANSADGRSVEPVFGNLFVNEPIPSNGFLDVSILDKPGFGLELNPAAPLIPAASILTPTPQKSLAPPADEQNANGNGN; via the exons ATGGGCTCTACAgctgcttcttctttccccCGCATCAAGGAAGTGCGGACATTCCTTATTGATGGAGTTGGATCTGGCGGCGATTACCATAAT GTTAAAGGCGGCCATTGGCTAATCGACAGCAACATTTCTACCCCTATGACGCGATGGGCGCAATATCGTGGCTCGAGAACATCCTGGGGAATCAATGTTTTGGGCTCCTTCTGTGTGGAAGTGGAAGCCACCGATGGAACCAAGGGGTTTGCGACGGGATTCGGTGGCCCTCCGGCATGCTGGCTGGTCCAACAGCACTTTGAGCGGTTCTTGCTCGGCGCAG ACCCTCGAGACACGAACGATCTCTTCGAAAAAATGTACCGTGGTTCCATGTTCTACGGCCGCAAGGGCCTCCCGGTGGCAGTCATCTCAGTGATCGACCTGGCCATCTGGGATCTCTTAGGAAAGATCCGTAATGAGCCTGTATACAAGCTCATCGGCGGTGCTACTCGTTCGAGACTCGACTTTTACTGCACTGGCCCACAACCTGCAGCAGCCAAAGACATGGGCTTCTCCGGGGCCAAGGTGGCCCTGCCTCATGGCCCCGATGAGGGAACAGAAGGACTGTTGAAGAACATTGACTACCTCCGCAAGCAACGAGAGAGCGTTGGACCTGACTTCCCGCTGCGCGTGGACTGCTACATGTCCCTGAATGTGCCCTATACCATCGAGCTCGTCAAGCGATGCGAAAAAGAAGGCATCAACATTGACTGGTGGGAGGAGTGTCTCACTCCAGACGATTTCGATGGCCACGCCCTGCTCAAGCGCGCCCATCCTACCGTCAAGTTCACTACTGGCGAACACGAGTTCTCGCGCTACGGCTTCCGGAAACTGGTCGAAGGCCGCAACCTCGACATCCTCCAGCCTGATGTCATGTGGGTGGGTGGTATGACAGAGCTTCTTAAGGTTTCTGCTCTCGCCGCTGCTTATGATCTTCCCGTCGTTCCTCATGCATCGGGGCCTTACTCGTACCACTTTGTGGTTTCTCAGCCCAATACTCCATTCCAGGAATACCTGGCCAACTCGGCTGATGGACGGAGTGTCGAACCTGTCTTTGGAAACCTGTTCGTGAACGAACCCATTCCCAGCAACGGCTTCCTTGATGTCTCCATCTTGGACAAGCCTGGATTCGGTCTCGAGCTTAATCCGGCAGCTCCGTTAATTCCTGCTGCTTCGATTCTGACACCAACTCCGCAGAAGAGTCTGGCGCCGCCAGCTGATGAACAGAATGCCAACGGCAATGGAAATTAG
- a CDS encoding putative C6 transcription factor (COG:K;~EggNog:ENOG410PHUR;~InterPro:IPR036864,IPR007219,IPR001138;~PFAM:PF00172,PF04082;~go_function: GO:0000981 - DNA-binding transcription factor activity, RNA polymerase II-specific [Evidence IEA];~go_function: GO:0003677 - DNA binding [Evidence IEA];~go_function: GO:0008270 - zinc ion binding [Evidence IEA];~go_process: GO:0006351 - transcription, DNA-templated [Evidence IEA];~go_process: GO:0006355 - regulation of transcription, DNA-templated [Evidence IEA]) has translation MPNARASVQNSGDQDLSADELWSGAESETNNRPARNGSNGLKRKRPLIVSCELCKLRKVKCDRAQPSCGWCTRNGQLCEYKERKKPGLRAGYGKELEQRLDRLEKTIQSQGRLIETHILQNPRLLPDLPQAGSFPYSSPSEPSAAHNPSPRNDLFKEPSSVPAHPSQDTPILGQHDYTDNDSSLNVPVNLFSNQARSFADPELELPPYDLLYALVDLYFEHVNPWCPILHRRTTLDNFFGLSPLAEEDRMVLYAIVATTLRFSTDARLNEQNRKQYHDSSKQKVLLYGLENSSVKALQALVILALDLVGSSNGPPGWKLLALITRSVVQLGLAVEPKSRLVSPVYPSIYTLRAVVLPEPDSWIEEEGRRRLFWMVYLLDRYSTIATAFDFALDDKDIDRKLPCKDEYFVKNQPVETRWFRHFNNRTDYMNRAENVGFLGLYVEILGILSRIHRFLKRPVDIGSLSDVEEWQATYRKLDSELTSWEFNLPAEYAYENSSRLFSGSKHARALQCDWVQLHAAYQTAVIRLHSSAAYPTTRSPIFTPSYSASQRCLLAVDNILSVTRLVVNNKLLDKLGPPFAFTLWVSARLLLVHGSTIAHTVSPDFTFFVDTLAQMGMHWKVAERYSSILHRVLDEYGEYQQSGAMDSERATPSTVKILADMRRCAFDLDFLISRQPRSSPASSSQPPMSSAAGPLRNLAPNELEYLDVFGFFNVPRVPPTRALDIASLDVEGTGSNNPSPMHGLTGGATDPADAVVDGHSSNMNDLNITNYLIPTPETDWLFRQTR, from the exons ATGCCGAACGCGAGAGCTTCTGTCCAAAACTCCGGCGATCAGGATCTGAGTGCAGATGAGCTCTGGTCTGGTGCGGAGAGCGAGACGAATAACCGTCCTGCTCGGAATGGTTCAAATGGGCTGAAACGAAAGCGTCCGCTTATTGTGTC ATGCGAGCTGTGCAAGCTGAGAAAAGTCAAATGCG ATCGAGCACAGCCTAGCTGTGGCTGGTGTACTCGCAATGGTCAATTGTGCGAATacaaagagagaaagaaaccTGGCCTCCGGGCAGGGTATGGAAAGGAGCTAGAACAGCGGCTGG ACAGGTTGGAAAAGACCATTCAGTCTCAAGGCCGTCTTATTGAAACACACATTCTTCAAAATCCACGGTTGCTCCCTGATCTGCCTCAAGCTGGCTCTTTCCCCTATAGTTCCCCTTCGGAGCCTTCTGCTGCCCACAACCCAAGCCCGCGCAATGACTTGTTCAAAGAGCCGTCTTCTGTGCCGGCTCATCCTTCTCAAGATACCCCAATCCTCGGCCAGCATGACTACACGGACAATGATTCATCATTGAATGTGCCGGTAAATTTGTTCTCAAATCAAGCGCGTTCTTTCGCAGATCCCGAACTAGAACTTCCACCATACGACTTGCTGTATGCACTGGTTGATCTCTACTTTGAGCACGTCAATCCATGGTGCCCGATCCTTCATCGCCGAACGACCTTGGACAACTTCTTTGGACTATCGCCGCTAGCCGAAGAAGACCGCATGGTCCTCTATGCTATAGTTGCAACAACACTCCGATTCTCTACAGACGCTCGCCTCAACGAACAAAACAGGAAGCAGTACCATGACTCGTCCAAACAAAAGGTACTTCTCTATGGTCTGGAGAACTCGTCCGTCAAGGCACTTCAGGCTCTGGTAATCTTAGCTCTTGACTTAGTTGGCTCATCTAATGGTCCTCCTGGATGGAAACTTCTCGCTCTCATAACTCGGTCCGTCGTTCAACTGGGCCTGGCGGTTGAGCCCAAGTCTCGTCTTGTCTCCCCTGTTTACCCTTCTATATATACCCTGAGAGCAGTGGTTCTTCCGGAACCGGATTCATGGatcgaagaggaaggaagacgCCGACTGTTTTGGATGGTATATCTTTTGGATCGATACTCCACTATAGCAACGGCTTTTGATTTTGCCTTGGATGACAAGGATATCGACCGCAAGCTTCCGTGCAAGGACGAATATTTTGTCAAGAATCAGCCGGTGGAAACGAGATGGTTCCGCCATTTTAACAACCGAACCGACTATATGAATCGTGCGGAGAATGTCGGATTTTTGGGCCTCTATGTCGAGATACTAGGCATTCTCTCCCGTATTCATCGCTTCTTAAAACGACCCGTGGATATCGGGTCATTGTCCGATGTTGAAGAGTGGCAAGCAACATATCGAAAGCTTGACAGTGAGTTAACATCATGGGAGTTCAATCTCCCTGCCGAATATGCATATGAGAACTCGTCTCGACTCTTCAGCGGATCAAAGCATGCTCGGGCTCTACAATGTGACTGGGTGCAACTCCATGCCGCATACCAAAC AGCCGTGATCCGCCTCCATTCATCCGCCGCCTACCCAACAACCCGCTCCCCAATCTTCACCCCATCATACAGCGCCAGTCAACGATGTCTCCTAGCAGTCGACAACATCCTTTCCGTAACCCGCCTAGTAGTCAACAACAAACTCCTCGACAAACTCGGCCCCCCATTCGCCTTCACTCTCTGGGTCTCAGCCCGCCTCCTGCTCGTTCACGGCTCCACCATCGCGCACACAGTCAGCCCCGATTTCACCTTCTTTGTCGACACGCTTGCCCAAATGGGCATGCACTGGAAGGTAGCAGAGCGTTACAGTTCGATCCTACACCGCGTACTAGACGAGTACGGCGAGTACCAGCAATCCGGCGCAATGGATAGTGAACGCGCCACTCCATCTACGGTGAAGATACTAGCAGATATGCGTCGCTGCGCGTTCGATCTGGATTTCCTCATTTCGCGACAACCGCGCTCGTCGCCCGCTAGTAGCAGCCAACCACCTATGTCATCAGCCGCCGGGCCCTTGCGGAATCTCGCGCCAAATGAGCTGGAATATCTAGACGTCTTTGGTTTCTTTAATGTACCCCGTGTACCTCCCACGCGGGCTCTGGATATAGCCAGTCTCGACGTTGAGGGAACAGGAAGCAATAACCCATCACCTATGCATGGGTTAACTGGGGGAGCGACGGATCCTGCAGATGCAGTCGTGGATGGTCATTCATCTAACATGAATGATCTTAATATCACGAATTATCTTATTCCGACTCCCGAGACTGATTGGTTATTCCGGCAGACGAGATGA
- a CDS encoding uncharacterized protein (COG:S;~EggNog:ENOG410PM07;~InterPro:IPR006680,IPR032466;~PFAM:PF04909;~go_function: GO:0016787 - hydrolase activity [Evidence IEA]), protein MPIPIVDSHIHLFPDSHLPSLAWYGPNSPLGSQHCVDEYRQATSSTPIISDSTKPLYLRGFIFIETDRLSSVEESGHGWKHVLDEVALLARVVRGEPIDGDQHRYVDRPPCLGIVPWAPVPGGAVVLERYVKKVKQAAETDDVWRKIRGVRYLVQDKPSGVMLQPEFIDGLKWLGRKQLTFDLGVDARQSGLWQLREAVEMMERVYEGVDEKDQVVMVINHLCKPNLRLPFASPESTTTHPDFLEWKTLVTAMARYPTAYMKLSGGFSELPPLSPAPEPDIKFLVERLHSWTDAVFDAFGPDRVMFGSDWPVCNLGGGGNDATWRRWRTVVEGVLERRGLSEEQRKGVWGKVALKAYGIEIEGL, encoded by the exons ATGCCAATTCCGATAGTAGACTCGCATATACACCTCTTTCCAGATTCACACCTACCATCGCTGGCCTGGTATGGCCCAAATAGCCCTCTAGGATCCCAACACTGTGTAGACGAATACCGTCAAGCAACATCATCCACGCCGATCATCTCAGATTCAACTAAACCCCTTTATCTCCGCGGTTTCATATTTATCGAAACGGACCGACTCTCATCAGTCGAGGAATCAGGCCATGGGTGGAAACACGTCCTCGATGAAGTCGCCCTTCTCGCTCGGGTTGTTCGTGGTGAACCCATTGACGGAGACCAGCATCGCTATGTAGACCGTCCGCCATGTTTGGGGATTGTGCCTTGGGCTCCGGTGCCAGGTGGTGCTGTCGTATTGGAGAGGTATGTAAAAAAGGTCAAGCAGGCAGCTGAAACGGACGATGTGTGGAGGAAGATTCGAGGAGTGCGGTATCTGGTCCAGGATAAGCCGTCTGGGGTGATGTTGCAGCCGGAATTTATTGATGGACTGAAATGGCTCGGAAGGAAGCAGTTGACGTTTGACTTGGGAGTAGATGCGAGACAGAGTGGATTGTGGCAGCTACGAGAAGCTGTCGAGATGATGGAGCGGGTTTATGAGGGTGTGGACGAGAAAGATCAGGTGGTGATGGTTATCA ACCACCTGTGCAAGCCAAATCTACGCCTTCCATTTGCATCCCCTGAATCAACCACAACCCATCCGGATTTCCTGGAATGGAAAACACTTGTTACCGCCATGGCACGATACCCCACGGCATACATGAAGCTCTCTGGTGGCTTCTCAGAGCTGCCACCGCTCTCTCCAGCTCCTGAACCCGACATTAAATTCCTCGTTGAGAGACTTCATTCATGGACTGATGCAGTCTTTGATGCATTTGGTCCTGATAGAGTCATGTTTGGGTCCGATTGGCCTGTCTGTAACCTTGGAGGAGGCGGGAACGACGCCACTTGGCGTCGATGGAGGACTGTAGTTGAGGGTGTTTTGGAGAGACGTGGGTTGAGCGAAGAGCAAAGGAAAGGTGTCTGGGGCAAGGTTGCACTGAAAGCTTATGGAATTGAGATTGAAGGGCTGTAA